A region of Cryptococcus decagattii chromosome 3, complete sequence DNA encodes the following proteins:
- a CDS encoding proline-tRNA ligase has product MSVTDAAILDRLAQLKIAHPNVISHAPVKGTAEWKAELTLDSANHATTPLTKTLLFKPKTAKSAVPTPVMVLAQENTETPSGAIGKLLELKELRLASEDLIKQVIPSASSKDDVSAFALPKPVPETLHLLLDAELAKSEEQHAVHLTSSATTLLIKGSDIKAYLDSLVEGEGVKVVDFAELKASAHAPAEKKPAAPKEVKAEASATAADDERYEMAIRFKKDEDFSGWYTDVLLKGEMLDYYDISGCYILRPWSFSIWQTIQNWFDDEIKKLGVQDCYFPMFVSSARLEKEKDHIEGFAPEVAWVTKAGSSDLEEHIAIRPTSETVMYPYYAKWINSHRDLPLKLNQWNSVVRWEFKNPQPFLRTREFLWQEGHTAFLDKADADKEVLDILELYRKVYEDILAVPVIPGKKSEKEKFAGGDYTTTVEGFIPTTGRGIQAATSHHLGQNFSKMFDITVESPDKSQGRLYAYQNSWGLSTRSLGVMVMVHGDDQGLVLPPRVALQQVAIVPVGLSKGEGKNQPIYDACLKLERELVAAGIRAKADLREGYTPGWKFNDWEMRGVPLRLELGPRDIANNSTLSVRRYDNHKAPMPLSDIGNTVRTYLDDIQKSMLERAAATYNDRLKVVTNWEDVVPTLDAKNVLVLPWCENEECEDEIKEKSKSQANKGAAEDAKAPSAGAKSLCIPFDQKRFGAFPQGEEQKCVQCGKKAKSWTLFGRSY; this is encoded by the exons ATGTCCGTCACAGACGCCGCCATCCTTGACCGTCTCGCCCAGCTCAAGATCGCCCACCCCAATGTCATCTCCCACGCTCCCGTAAAAGGTACTGCTGAATGGAAGGCAGAGCTCACCCTCGATTCCGCCAACCATGCCACCACTCCGCTCACCAAGACGCTCCTTTTCAAGCCCAAGACCGCCAAGAGCGCTGTCCCCACCCCAGTCATGGTCCTTGCGCAGGAAAACACCGAGACTCCTTCGGGCGCGATCGGTAAACTCCTGGAACTCAAGGAACTCCGTCTCGCGTCTGAGGACTTGATCAAGCAAGTCATCCCCTCTGCTTCTAGCAAAGATGACGTTTCTGCCTTTGCGCTCCCCAAGCCTGTGCCTGAGACGCTTCACCTCTTGCTTGACGCTGAGCTCGCCAAGAGCGAAGAGCAGCATGCCGTGCATTTGACCAGCTCTGCTACTACTCTTTTGATCAAGGGAAGCGATATCAAGGCGTACCTCGATAGCCTTGTGGAGGGTGAGGGTGTCAAGGTTGTTGACTTTGCAGAGTTGAAGGCTTCTGCCCATGCTCCTGCTGAGAAGAAGCCAGCTGC TCCCAAGGAGGTCAAGGCTGAGGCTTCCGCCACTGCCGCCGACGATGAGCGGTACGAGATGGCTATCCGATTTAAGAAGGACGAAGACTTCTCCGGATGGTACACTGAT GTCCTTCTCAAGGGTGAGATGCTTGATTACTATGACATCTCCGGTTGTTACATTCTCCGCCCTTGGTCTTTCTCCATCTGGCAAACCATCCAGA ACTGGTTTGACGATGAGATCAAGAAACTCGGTGTTCAGGACTGCTACTTCCCCATGTTCGTCTCCAGTGCTAGGCttgagaaagagaaggacCACATTGAAGGTTTCGCTCCCGAAGTTGCTTGGGTTACCAAGGC TGGTTCTTCCGACCTTGAGGAGCACATTGCTATCAGACCCACTTCCGAAACCGTCATGTATCCTT ACTATGCCAAGTGGATCAACTCTCACCGAGACCTCCCACTCAAGCTGAACCAATGGAACTCTGTCGTCCGATGGGAATTCAAGAACCCTCAACCTTTCCTCCGTACCCGAGAGTTCCTCTGGCAAGAAGGCCACACCGCCTTCCTCGACAAGGCCGATGCTGACAAGGAAGTCCTCGACATTCTCGAGCTCTACCGAAAGGTCTACGAAGATATACTCGCTGTGCCCGTCATCCCCGGTAAAAAGTCCGAGAAGGAAAAGTTTGCCGGTGGTGATTACACCACCACTGTGGAAGGTTTCATCCCCACCACCGGTCGAGGTATCCAGGCTGCTACTTCCCACCACTTGGGACAAAACTTCTCCAAGATGTTTGACATTACCGTCGAGTCTCCAGACAAGTCTCAAGGCCGATTGTACGCGTACCAAAACTCTTGGGGTCTCTCCACCCGTTCGTTGGGTGTCATGGTCATGGTCCACGGTGATGACCAAGGTCTCGTCTTGCCTCCCCGGGTCGCCCTTCAACAAGTCGCGATTGTCCCTGTTGGGTTGAGTAAGGGTGAGGGAAAGAACCAGCCGATTTATGATGCGTGTTTGAAGTTGGAGAGGGAATTGGTGGCAGCGGGTATCAGGGCAAAGGCTGATTTGAGGGAGGGATACACTCCTGGATGGAAGTTTAACGACTGGGAGATGCGA GGCGTTCCTCTTCGACTCGAGCTCGGTCCCCGAGACATTGCCAACAACTCTACCCTCTCTGTCCGTCGATATGACAACCACAAGGCTCCCATGCCTCTTTCCGACATTGGCAACACTGTCCGCACCTACCTCGATGACATCCAAAAATCCATGCTCGAACGTGCTGCCGCAACATACAACGACCGACTCAAGGTCGTCACCAACTGGGAGGACGTCGTCCCTACCCTCGATGCGAAGAATGTTCTTGTCCTTCCTTGGTGTGAAAACGAGGAATGTGAGGATGAAATCAAggaaaagtcaaagagTCAGGCCAACAAGGGGGCGGCGGAGGATGCCAAGGCGCCTTCAGCGGGAGCCAAGTCGCTTTGTATTCCGTTTGACCAAAAGAGGTTTGGAGCATTCCCGCAGGGAGAGGAGCAGAAGTGTGTGCAGTGTGGTAAGAAGGCGAAGAGCTGGACCTTGTTTGGAAGGAGTTATTAA